The following are from one region of the Camelus dromedarius isolate mCamDro1 chromosome 16, mCamDro1.pat, whole genome shotgun sequence genome:
- the LOC105104952 gene encoding CMRF35-like molecule 7 isoform X2 — MLKGYFSIQGPESVQGVEQGSVTIQCRYDPGWETYRKWWCRGERWESCRILVQTEGSEQEVKKDHVSIRDDQKGRVLMVTMLELRQKDTDTYWCGIAKTGTDLGAKIKVTIVPERAVLNTSESLPSGTTANSILAMSSISYIRTHYVLLAFVKVPILLVLVGIILWLKGSQRDPEEQWGQPIYANLSSGPLNLTLMDEQKLPAPDPLSRGDTGRGRNTSERSGCSDCGWGPWRLARHLPCPV, encoded by the exons ATGTTGAAGG GTTATTTCTCCATCCAAGGCCCAGAGTCCGTGCAAGGCGTAGAGCAGGGATCCGTGACCATTCAGTGTCGCTATGACCCAGGATGGGAGACCTACAGGAAGTGGTGGTGCCGAGGAGAAAGGTGGGAGTCATGCAGGATCCTCGTCCAAACCGAAGGATCAGAGCAAGAAGTGAAGAAGGACCATGTGTCGATCAGGGACGACCAGAAAGGCCGCGTGCTCATGGTGACCATGCTGGAGCTCAGACAGAAAGACACCGACACTTACTGGTGCGGGATTGCGAAGACTGGAACTGACCTTGGGGCAAAAATTAAAGTGACCATTGTCCCAG AGAGAGCTGTTCTGAACACATCAGAGAGCCTGCCCTCCGGGACAACGGCCAACAGCATTCTGGCCATGTCCTCCATCTCCTACATCAG GACCCACTACGTGCTCCTGGCGTTTGTGAAGGTGCCCATCTTGCTCGTCTTGGTTGGTATCATCCTCTGGCTGAAGGGATCTCAGAGGGACCCTGAGGAGCAATGGGGACAGCCCATCTATGCAAACCTGTCCTCTGGCCCACTGAACCTTACACTGATGGATGAGCAGAAACTTCCAGCCCCGGACCCCCTTTCCAGAGGAGACACGGGCCGTGGAAGAAACACCTCTGAGCGGTCAGGATGCAGTGACTGTGGCTGGGGACCCTGGAGGCTGGCCAGacacctgccctgccctgtctAG
- the CD300C gene encoding CMRF35-like molecule 6, translated as MTPRDGALWLPSALLLLHVPGCWSLSGPHRVTGVVGGSLSVQCRYKKEFIDHIKFWCKSPCLLSWRMVETTESEREVRNDRVSIRDHPASLTFTVTLESLRMDDAGTYSCGINIPFSLDLTYEVEVSVFPATKRSTSTPDSPTTLLAPTWSTVSGQETPDPGQHSRSLLGSVHFLLLVFLKVPLLLGMLGAVLWVNRPQRSSGNQQHLLPIHPDPGPQPPLVDGNDL; from the exons ATGACCCCGAGGGACGGGGCCCTGTGGCTGCCTtcagctctgctgcttctccACGTCCCAG GCTGCTGGTCCCTGAGTGGCCCCCACAGAGTGACGGGCGTCGTCGGGGGATCGCTGAGCGTGCAGTGTCGGTATAAGAAGGAATTCATAGATCATATCAAATTCTGGTGCAAATCCCCATGTTTGTTATCATGGAGGATGGTGGAGAccacagagtcagagagagaagtAAGGAATGACCGCGTGTCCATCAGGGACCATCCTGCAAGCCTCACCTTCACAGTGACCTTGGAGAGCCTTAGAATGGACGATGCGGGAACATACTCTTGTGGGATCAATATACCATTTTCACTTGACCTCACCTATGAGGTTGAGGTGTCTGTGTTCCCAG CCACCAAGAGGTCCACAAGCACCCCAGATTCTCCCACGACCCTGCTAGCACCCACCTGGAGCACCGTGTCTGGGCAGGAGACCCCCGATCCTGGTCAACACTCTCG GTCTCTGCTGGGCAGCGTCCACTTCCTGCTCCTGGTCTTCCTGAAGGTGCCCCTGCTCCTGGGCATGCTCGGTGCTGTCCTCTGGGTCAACAGGCCTCAGAGGAGCTCTGGGAACCAGCAACATCTCTTGCCCATCCATCCCGACCCAGGACCACAGCCTCCTCTGGTGGATGGTAATGACCTCTGA
- the CD300A gene encoding CMRF35-like molecule 8 isoform X3 — translation MAQRDWILCLPPAMLLLWVPGCWSLSGPHRVTGVVGGSLSVQCQYKKEFIDHTKYWCKSPCLLSWKMVETTESEREVRNDRVSIRDHPASLTFTVTLESLRMDDAGTYSCGINIPFSLDLTYEVEVSVFPAAATPAPKSTPPTTTKTSTTTTRMSALSFTAPATVSATYSASSQEESQPVLDQRLQVLLPLLAVLLLLLGGVSLLAWRMVQRQSKAGKNPEPPQNPSQAAEQSEPCYANVELQTWPPPAEPRQPRQAEAEDMVYSTVLWGRRAGSQPHVRSPGNDGTHAG, via the exons ATGGCCCAGAGGGACTGGATCCTGTGTCTGCCCCCAGCCATGCTGCTTCTCTGGGTCCCAG GCTGCTGGTCCCTGAGTGGCCCCCACAGAGTGACGGGCGTCGTCGGGGGATCGCTGAGCGTGCAGTGTCAGTATAAGAAGGAATTCATAGATCATACCAAATACTGGTGCAAATCCCCATGTTTGTTATCGTGGAAGATGGTGGAGAccacagagtcagagagagaagtAAGGAATGACCGCGTGTCCATCAGGGACCATCCTGCAAGCCTCACCTTCACAGTGACCTTGGAGAGCCTTAGAATGGACGATGCGGGAACATACTCTTGTGGGATCAATATACCATTTTCACTTGACCTCACCTATGAGGTTGAGGTGTCTGTGTTCCCAG CAGCAGCAACACCAGCACCAAAGTCAACCCCACCTACCACAACCAAGACCTCAACAACCACAACCAGGATGTCAGCTCTGTCATTCACCGCCCCGGCCACAGTGAGTGCCACTTACAGTGCCAGCAGCCAGGAGGAATCCCAGCCCGTCCTGGACCAGAG GCTCCAAGTGCTGCTGCCCTTGTTAGCAGTTCTGCTGCTCCTGCTGGGGGGCGTCTCACTGCTGGCCTGGAGAATGGTTCAGAGACAGAGCAAAG CTGGTAAGAATCCAGAACCACCCCAGAACCCCAGTCAG GCTGCTGAGCAGAGTGAGCCCTGCTATGCAAACGTGGAGCTGCAGACGTGGCCCCCTCCGGCAGAGCCCAGGCAGCCCAGGCAGGCGGAGGCGGAGGACATGGTGTACAGCACGGTG ctctggGGTAGGAGGGCAGGATCTCAGCCCCACGTGAGGTCTCCAGGAAACGATGGGACTCATGCAGGGTGA
- the CD300A gene encoding CMRF35-like molecule 8 isoform X1, with protein MAQRDWILCLPPAMLLLWVPGCWSLSGPHRVTGVVGGSLSVQCQYKKEFIDHTKYWCKSPCLLSWKMVETTESEREVRNDRVSIRDHPASLTFTVTLESLRMDDAGTYSCGINIPFSLDLTYEVEVSVFPAAATPAPKSTPPTTTKTSTTTTRMSALSFTAPATVSATYSASSQEESQPVLDQRLQVLLPLLAVLLLLLGGVSLLAWRMVQRQSKAGKNPEPPQNPSQAAEQSEPCYANVELQTWPPPAEPRQPRQAEAEDMVYSTVRPPSESLHYTTVVFDSPRQDSKADRTSSPGPQKQEPVYSLVKKT; from the exons ATGGCCCAGAGGGACTGGATCCTGTGTCTGCCCCCAGCCATGCTGCTTCTCTGGGTCCCAG GCTGCTGGTCCCTGAGTGGCCCCCACAGAGTGACGGGCGTCGTCGGGGGATCGCTGAGCGTGCAGTGTCAGTATAAGAAGGAATTCATAGATCATACCAAATACTGGTGCAAATCCCCATGTTTGTTATCGTGGAAGATGGTGGAGAccacagagtcagagagagaagtAAGGAATGACCGCGTGTCCATCAGGGACCATCCTGCAAGCCTCACCTTCACAGTGACCTTGGAGAGCCTTAGAATGGACGATGCGGGAACATACTCTTGTGGGATCAATATACCATTTTCACTTGACCTCACCTATGAGGTTGAGGTGTCTGTGTTCCCAG CAGCAGCAACACCAGCACCAAAGTCAACCCCACCTACCACAACCAAGACCTCAACAACCACAACCAGGATGTCAGCTCTGTCATTCACCGCCCCGGCCACAGTGAGTGCCACTTACAGTGCCAGCAGCCAGGAGGAATCCCAGCCCGTCCTGGACCAGAG GCTCCAAGTGCTGCTGCCCTTGTTAGCAGTTCTGCTGCTCCTGCTGGGGGGCGTCTCACTGCTGGCCTGGAGAATGGTTCAGAGACAGAGCAAAG CTGGTAAGAATCCAGAACCACCCCAGAACCCCAGTCAG GCTGCTGAGCAGAGTGAGCCCTGCTATGCAAACGTGGAGCTGCAGACGTGGCCCCCTCCGGCAGAGCCCAGGCAGCCCAGGCAGGCGGAGGCGGAGGACATGGTGTACAGCACGGTG aGGCCCCCCAGTGAAAGTCTTCACTACACCACGGTGGTGTTTGACTCACCAAGACAGGATTCCAAGGCTGACAGGACATCCTCCCCGGGGCCCCAGAAGCAGGAGCCAGTGTACAGCCTGGTTAAGAAGACATAA
- the LOC105104952 gene encoding CMRF35-like molecule 7 isoform X1: protein MWLPPALLLLSLPGYFSIQGPESVQGVEQGSVTIQCRYDPGWETYRKWWCRGERWESCRILVQTEGSEQEVKKDHVSIRDDQKGRVLMVTMLELRQKDTDTYWCGIAKTGTDLGAKIKVTIVPERAVLNTSESLPSGTTANSILAMSSISYIRTHYVLLAFVKVPILLVLVGIILWLKGSQRDPEEQWGQPIYANLSSGPLNLTLMDEQKLPAPDPLSRGDTGRGRNTSERSGCSDCGWGPWRLARHLPCPV from the exons ATGTGGCTGCCCCCCGCTCTGCTCCTTCTCAGCCTCCCAG GTTATTTCTCCATCCAAGGCCCAGAGTCCGTGCAAGGCGTAGAGCAGGGATCCGTGACCATTCAGTGTCGCTATGACCCAGGATGGGAGACCTACAGGAAGTGGTGGTGCCGAGGAGAAAGGTGGGAGTCATGCAGGATCCTCGTCCAAACCGAAGGATCAGAGCAAGAAGTGAAGAAGGACCATGTGTCGATCAGGGACGACCAGAAAGGCCGCGTGCTCATGGTGACCATGCTGGAGCTCAGACAGAAAGACACCGACACTTACTGGTGCGGGATTGCGAAGACTGGAACTGACCTTGGGGCAAAAATTAAAGTGACCATTGTCCCAG AGAGAGCTGTTCTGAACACATCAGAGAGCCTGCCCTCCGGGACAACGGCCAACAGCATTCTGGCCATGTCCTCCATCTCCTACATCAG GACCCACTACGTGCTCCTGGCGTTTGTGAAGGTGCCCATCTTGCTCGTCTTGGTTGGTATCATCCTCTGGCTGAAGGGATCTCAGAGGGACCCTGAGGAGCAATGGGGACAGCCCATCTATGCAAACCTGTCCTCTGGCCCACTGAACCTTACACTGATGGATGAGCAGAAACTTCCAGCCCCGGACCCCCTTTCCAGAGGAGACACGGGCCGTGGAAGAAACACCTCTGAGCGGTCAGGATGCAGTGACTGTGGCTGGGGACCCTGGAGGCTGGCCAGacacctgccctgccctgtctAG
- the CD300A gene encoding CMRF35-like molecule 8 isoform X4, whose protein sequence is MAQRDWILCLPPAMLLLWVPGCWSLSGPHRVTGVVGGSLSVQCQYKKEFIDHTKYWCKSPCLLSWKMVETTESEREVRNDRVSIRDHPASLTFTVTLESLRMDDAGTYSCGINIPFSLDLTYEVEVSVFPAAATPAPKSTPPTTTKTSTTTTRMSALSFTAPATVSATYSASSQEESQPVLDQRLQVLLPLLAVLLLLLGGVSLLAWRMVQRQSKERKKTDFFFPIGFSRITFRKPPPKLQATLPPTWGFPSLGGFRSVGPGRLPGALSPG, encoded by the exons ATGGCCCAGAGGGACTGGATCCTGTGTCTGCCCCCAGCCATGCTGCTTCTCTGGGTCCCAG GCTGCTGGTCCCTGAGTGGCCCCCACAGAGTGACGGGCGTCGTCGGGGGATCGCTGAGCGTGCAGTGTCAGTATAAGAAGGAATTCATAGATCATACCAAATACTGGTGCAAATCCCCATGTTTGTTATCGTGGAAGATGGTGGAGAccacagagtcagagagagaagtAAGGAATGACCGCGTGTCCATCAGGGACCATCCTGCAAGCCTCACCTTCACAGTGACCTTGGAGAGCCTTAGAATGGACGATGCGGGAACATACTCTTGTGGGATCAATATACCATTTTCACTTGACCTCACCTATGAGGTTGAGGTGTCTGTGTTCCCAG CAGCAGCAACACCAGCACCAAAGTCAACCCCACCTACCACAACCAAGACCTCAACAACCACAACCAGGATGTCAGCTCTGTCATTCACCGCCCCGGCCACAGTGAGTGCCACTTACAGTGCCAGCAGCCAGGAGGAATCCCAGCCCGTCCTGGACCAGAG GCTCCAAGTGCTGCTGCCCTTGTTAGCAGTTCTGCTGCTCCTGCTGGGGGGCGTCTCACTGCTGGCCTGGAGAATGGTTCAGAGACAGAGCAAAG aaagaaaaaaaaccgaCTTCTTCTTCCCCATCGGCTTCTCCCGTATCACGTTCAGGAAACCTCCGCCTAAACTTCAGGCCACGCTGCCCCCCACGTGGGGTTTCCCCAGCCTGGGCGGCTTCAGATCTGTGGGTCCCGGCCGTCTCCCTGGCGCCCTTTCGCCTGGCTAG
- the CD300A gene encoding CMRF35-like molecule 8 isoform X2 — protein sequence MAQRDWILCLPPAMLLLWVPGCWSLSGPHRVTGVVGGSLSVQCQYKKEFIDHTKYWCKSPCLLSWKMVETTESEREVRNDRVSIRDHPASLTFTVTLESLRMDDAGTYSCGINIPFSLDLTYEVEVSVFPAATPAPKSTPPTTTKTSTTTTRMSALSFTAPATVSATYSASSQEESQPVLDQRLQVLLPLLAVLLLLLGGVSLLAWRMVQRQSKAGKNPEPPQNPSQAAEQSEPCYANVELQTWPPPAEPRQPRQAEAEDMVYSTVRPPSESLHYTTVVFDSPRQDSKADRTSSPGPQKQEPVYSLVKKT from the exons ATGGCCCAGAGGGACTGGATCCTGTGTCTGCCCCCAGCCATGCTGCTTCTCTGGGTCCCAG GCTGCTGGTCCCTGAGTGGCCCCCACAGAGTGACGGGCGTCGTCGGGGGATCGCTGAGCGTGCAGTGTCAGTATAAGAAGGAATTCATAGATCATACCAAATACTGGTGCAAATCCCCATGTTTGTTATCGTGGAAGATGGTGGAGAccacagagtcagagagagaagtAAGGAATGACCGCGTGTCCATCAGGGACCATCCTGCAAGCCTCACCTTCACAGTGACCTTGGAGAGCCTTAGAATGGACGATGCGGGAACATACTCTTGTGGGATCAATATACCATTTTCACTTGACCTCACCTATGAGGTTGAGGTGTCTGTGTTCCCAG CAGCAACACCAGCACCAAAGTCAACCCCACCTACCACAACCAAGACCTCAACAACCACAACCAGGATGTCAGCTCTGTCATTCACCGCCCCGGCCACAGTGAGTGCCACTTACAGTGCCAGCAGCCAGGAGGAATCCCAGCCCGTCCTGGACCAGAG GCTCCAAGTGCTGCTGCCCTTGTTAGCAGTTCTGCTGCTCCTGCTGGGGGGCGTCTCACTGCTGGCCTGGAGAATGGTTCAGAGACAGAGCAAAG CTGGTAAGAATCCAGAACCACCCCAGAACCCCAGTCAG GCTGCTGAGCAGAGTGAGCCCTGCTATGCAAACGTGGAGCTGCAGACGTGGCCCCCTCCGGCAGAGCCCAGGCAGCCCAGGCAGGCGGAGGCGGAGGACATGGTGTACAGCACGGTG aGGCCCCCCAGTGAAAGTCTTCACTACACCACGGTGGTGTTTGACTCACCAAGACAGGATTCCAAGGCTGACAGGACATCCTCCCCGGGGCCCCAGAAGCAGGAGCCAGTGTACAGCCTGGTTAAGAAGACATAA